In one Musa acuminata AAA Group cultivar baxijiao chromosome BXJ2-5, Cavendish_Baxijiao_AAA, whole genome shotgun sequence genomic region, the following are encoded:
- the LOC135611627 gene encoding acetylornithine aminotransferase, chloroplastic/mitochondrial-like, which yields MNSLEASLVPLVSPATDVPRLLGLDRRKRFACRAQVPKASSCLVSDAQQNAVASSEPASRKVMELEKNVFVGTYARAPVVIQSGKGCELYDVDGKEYPDMTAGIAVYSLGHGDPDWVNAMIGQAHTLTHVGNVYYSIPQVRLEFC from the coding sequence ATGAATTCTCTCGAGGCATCGCTCGTCCCTCTCGTTTCCCCTGCAACTGATGTCCCTCGCCTTTTAGGGCTGGATAGACGGAAGAGATTCGCATGTCGAGCTCAAGTTCCGAAGGCTTCATCATGCCTGGTGTCGGACGCACAGCAGAACGCGGTAGCATCGTCGGAGCCAGCGTCGAGGAAAGTGATGGAGTTGGAAAAGAATGTGTTCGTGGGTACCTATGCCCGAGCTCCGGTGGTGATCCAGAGTGGCAAGGGATGCGAACTCTACGATGTGGACGGGAAGGAGTACCCGGACATGACGGCCGGGATTGCGGTGTATTCCCTCGGGCATGGTGATCCGGATTGGGTGAATGCGATGATCGGACAGGCTCACACGCTTACCCATGTCGGCAACGTCTACTACTCAATCCCTCAGGTAAGGCTGGAATTTTGTTAG